The nucleotide sequence CAACCATCGGTATATCTTTATTCATTTTAATACATCCCTAAATAAAGAAATGGAAGCTATGTCTGAATGCACAGCAAAACCGACAGATCGCCTTTTGAATTTGTATATCCTTCACAAATACTGTTTAACGATTGGATTTGCTTAAATAGAATGGTTTCCTATCCCTGAATCCTTCTCATAATGCTTTCCAGTCATAAGGATACCATTTCAACAGTATCTTGTTTAAATATAGCACAGCATGAGATTTATTTTTCCTTTTTGATTTTTTGGAACCATTTTCCTGTTATTGATTAGCTGAAACCTTGAAAAAACCCGGTTAAACGGGAAAAGATGAAAACTATCTAATTGATTTAATTAATAAAAAAAAGCTTTCTCGAAATTATTAGCCTACCCCAATATTAAAAAATTTATCAAAAAAAACGGTATATTTTTAGCTTGTTCTCATCAAAATGACCATTAGTATAGTTATTAGCTCGTTGTATTCCATAACGAGAAAAGAGGCAGTATCTGCAATTTTGGCTTTAAGCGAGCAATATCACTCGTTATTGATGTCTTTATGCTCTCCTCTAGCCGATAGGAGGAGAGCCAAACCACTATCCTGCTAAATCTTAGCTACATTTTGGTTCTTTCCTGTAGGTAACCAATATTCCTTGTACATGCGCTACTTCCTTCAGCCTCTCCATACCATTTCCAGCATGGCCACGGTACTCATAAGGACCAACCACCACATTAAAGCAATCTGTACATTTGCTCAGTGACTCAATGCATGCTGCAAATCCAAGGTTGCGTAAACGGTTTCTCAATGCAATAGCATCTGCTTTTAACTTTAGACGTCCTGCAGAAACATACCAAATTCTTGGCGTCACACCAGGCGGTGGAGTCGTATTTTTTGCGATTATTGCTTTTGTTAAGGGGGTCGTATCCATATTCTTTACTGGTTGCGCCAGATATAAAGACCTGTCCGTTGTATCCGGATAGGGTAATTCATCCATCGCTTTGTTTAACAGTATATGCGTCTGGGCTGAACTGAAAACATCATTATTCACGACGTTTTGCGGTAAGCGCATCTTCAGATAACACAGCAACCGACCCATGCCATTGAGCAACCGATAACGACTATAAACCTCGTCATTGATTCCACGGGCCAACTCTATTTGTGACTGATAGTACTCATTCTGAGAATCCAGCAAATCCAGCAGGGTTCTTTTGCCAACCTTAAACTGTTCTTGATAAGCACTGCGAGTCTCTCTTGAAGCAACAACATGCCGGCGTAGCGGATTTAAACGCAACCCGGAGGCTGTCCACGCATTCCAGGACAACCGCACGGACTCCTTCATATCGATCAAAGCCTTATTCTTCAATTCATAGGCTTCTTGAACCTCATAGGCCGTCTGCCGTACATTGGCATCATCTGAACCGCCACGAAACAAATTATAATTCATCCGAATCATCGCCATTCGGTCATTATTCGGCCCTATCAATCCATCCAGGTTACGGTTTTGGGACGCACTCAATACAAAATCAACGCGCGGATAATACGCTGCCCGCGCAACATCGTATTGTGATTTCGCCTCTTTCACATCCGCATAGGTTGAACGGACAGTTGGATGGTTATCTAATCCTCGCTCTATTGCCTCACCTAATGAACGAGGCAAATCCTGGTGTGTCGGTACACGCGGCCACACCAATTTCCCTGGCCACTTCCCTACAACCTTCGCGTAATTAATCCGTGCTTCCTGCAAGTTCGCTTCCGCACTGATTTTATTCGATTCCGCCAAAGCCAGGCGAGCATCGGCTTGATCCACCTCTGCCTCGCGCGATACTCCTGCTTCACTCCGATCTTTTATCATGCCAAAAACTGCACGATGCGCATGATAGTTGGTGATTGCATAACCATATAATTTTTCGTGGAGAATCACCAGTAAATAGCGATTTATGATTTCTAGCGCTAAATCTTCCGCCACGCCTTGCGTTTTCAATTCCTGCGCTTGATACAAACTCTTCGTTCGTTTGACTTCATTAACTATACCGCCGCCAGCAAACAGATTTTGCTTTAACTCAATGTAGGATTCCGTACGATTCAATATCCTGATACCAGGCCCATCAATCGCTTCTGTCGTCGGGTTATCACTCCTTTCTCGACCAAAGCCCGCATTCGCATCGATAGTCGGCCACCAGCCTCCTCGAGCCTTATCTATCCCTTGACGCGCGGATAACTGCTTCGCCGTGTTATATAGAACATCAGGGTTAGAAATCATCCCGTGCTGCACTGCTTCATTTAATGTGTCCGCTCTTAATGGAGAGGTTGCAACAATAGCCAATACCAGTAAGCAATACCTCATTCATCCATCCTCTTCTTCCTAAATGCCTTCATTTATCCCAATAAGCTAATGCATCCCCCCCCTAACATCAACTTATTTTTCCTATAAATTTTAGTCTGTTATCATTAGATAACTTCTCTTGCTCAATTCATAAAAACATAATGCAAAATGATTTAACTGCTCTCACTGTCACTCAACTTAACCAACAGGTCCGATCCTGGCTAGAGCTGGAAATGGGGAATGTTACGGTTACAGGTGAATTATCTAATTTAAGTAAACCTGGTTCCGGGCATTTTTATTTTACTCTAAAAGATCCTACCGCCCAATTACGTTGTGTTTATTTTCGTAACCACCACAATAGCATGAGTAAAAATTTTCAGGACGGCCAGCAAGTCCTCGCTCAAGGCAAATTAAGCTTATATGAGGCGCGAGGTGATTACCAACTGATTGTCTACTCTTTGAATGAAGCTGGTTTGGGTGCACTCTACCGTCAATTTGAGGAATTGAAAACAAAACTTCAAGCACAAGGTTTATTTGCACAAGATAAAAAAAAGAGCATTCCACGTTACCCTACTGTCATTGGAATCATTACCTCACCAACAGGAGCTGCTCTTCGCGATATCCTCATTACTTTAGCACGGCGCTTTCCTCTAGCGGCCGTTAAAATTTATGCGAGTGAAGTTCAAGGCAGGGATGCGGCTAAACAGCTTATTAAAGCGATCAAAAAAGCGAATCAAGATAAAAAATCCGATGTTCTGATTTTAGCGCGTGGAGGGGGTAGTATAGAAGATCTCTGGGCTTTTAATGACGAGCAATTAGCCTTGGCAATCAGAGGCAGTACCATACCAATTGTCTCCGGAGTTGGACACGAAACTGATTTTACTATCGCTGATTTTGTTGCCGATTTGCGAGCTGCAACACCAACAGCAGCAGCCGAGGCTGTTACACCAAATCAGTTTGATTTATTAAACACACTTATTTCTCTTGAGCAACGACTGTTAAGAGCAATAAACCGCTTTATTCAACATAAACAATTGTTACTCTCTCATTGCACTACCAAAATCTTATCACCAGAGCACTTAATTAATAAGCATTACCAAACGCTCGATTATCTCGAACGACACCTCAATCAAGGCTTACGAAATTTAGTAAATCAGAAAAAAAATCATGTCCATTTACTAATAACTAATCTTCATGCAAAAAATCCGATAATCCTTTTACAGCAATCGAAAGCAAAATTACAATATCTTGAACAACAACTCACCCACAATCTACTTGCCAAAGTAAATAGATTAAAGCAAATTTTTTCTTCCCGTTTGGCAACATTGCATGCAGTGAGCCCTCTAGCTACACTGGAAAGAGGTTATGCTATCGCAACTCATGATAAAACTATTCTTTTCGATAGCAACCAAGTCAAAAAAGGCGATAATATTGAATTAAGATTGGCAAAAGGACGTCTCATGTGTGAAGTCATTAATAATGAGGAATAAAAGGATGAAAAATTTTTCTCAGCGTTTCACGATTGGTTTGATGTTTGTTTTTTTCCTAATAAACACCACATACGCCGCTTTGCCCTATCAGCTACCAGAAAATCATTCAGTCAATGGCGGCCTAACCATTATTCCTATTGACATCAAACAAAAACCTGAAGCCTACTACGACAACAAAAAAATAGCTGTTATGCCAAGTACACAATCCAATCAATGGCTACTGATTGTCGGAATCCCCTTGGACAAAGAAGAAGCTATTCA is from Legionella donaldsonii and encodes:
- a CDS encoding TolC family outer membrane protein, translated to MRYCLLVLAIVATSPLRADTLNEAVQHGMISNPDVLYNTAKQLSARQGIDKARGGWWPTIDANAGFGRERSDNPTTEAIDGPGIRILNRTESYIELKQNLFAGGGIVNEVKRTKSLYQAQELKTQGVAEDLALEIINRYLLVILHEKLYGYAITNYHAHRAVFGMIKDRSEAGVSREAEVDQADARLALAESNKISAEANLQEARINYAKVVGKWPGKLVWPRVPTHQDLPRSLGEAIERGLDNHPTVRSTYADVKEAKSQYDVARAAYYPRVDFVLSASQNRNLDGLIGPNNDRMAMIRMNYNLFRGGSDDANVRQTAYEVQEAYELKNKALIDMKESVRLSWNAWTASGLRLNPLRRHVVASRETRSAYQEQFKVGKRTLLDLLDSQNEYYQSQIELARGINDEVYSRYRLLNGMGRLLCYLKMRLPQNVVNNDVFSSAQTHILLNKAMDELPYPDTTDRSLYLAQPVKNMDTTPLTKAIIAKNTTPPPGVTPRIWYVSAGRLKLKADAIALRNRLRNLGFAACIESLSKCTDCFNVVVGPYEYRGHAGNGMERLKEVAHVQGILVTYRKEPKCS
- the xseA gene encoding exodeoxyribonuclease VII large subunit encodes the protein MQNDLTALTVTQLNQQVRSWLELEMGNVTVTGELSNLSKPGSGHFYFTLKDPTAQLRCVYFRNHHNSMSKNFQDGQQVLAQGKLSLYEARGDYQLIVYSLNEAGLGALYRQFEELKTKLQAQGLFAQDKKKSIPRYPTVIGIITSPTGAALRDILITLARRFPLAAVKIYASEVQGRDAAKQLIKAIKKANQDKKSDVLILARGGGSIEDLWAFNDEQLALAIRGSTIPIVSGVGHETDFTIADFVADLRAATPTAAAEAVTPNQFDLLNTLISLEQRLLRAINRFIQHKQLLLSHCTTKILSPEHLINKHYQTLDYLERHLNQGLRNLVNQKKNHVHLLITNLHAKNPIILLQQSKAKLQYLEQQLTHNLLAKVNRLKQIFSSRLATLHAVSPLATLERGYAIATHDKTILFDSNQVKKGDNIELRLAKGRLMCEVINNEE